The Thermogemmatispora onikobensis genome has a segment encoding these proteins:
- a CDS encoding ABC transporter substrate-binding protein yields the protein MRSLGARSFWSVLSLLILMSVTFSSCNLSFGSSSARDDMKLKVAIDAFSSSFLPDFVALDKGYFQAQGLTVYPTPFQTEPTSPQMAEAIHSGAIDVAIGGLVTEAFLVSRVDADLKVIGQLQVAFPNDIIVSNKFLQQTGLSETSPLEAKVKALVGKKIGVVSTTGQTGAFVSYLFYLFGLNASKDATLVSVGNNVSSAIAALKAGRVDALSFFKPTGEAVQLQKVGRMLISPLRGDVPQLTGHLNSVFYAKASLISAKPNTFKALVRAIAMALAFIQKYPDQAAKILQKYTHISDQAATAVMQDLRTSYPSSPVVDQQAYNVTAAFDIKAGLLSAVPPFQAIVDTNTATQAIQGFSPVV from the coding sequence ATGCGATCCCTTGGAGCCAGATCTTTCTGGTCAGTCTTGAGTCTGCTTATTTTGATGAGTGTCACCTTCAGTAGCTGCAATCTGAGTTTCGGATCAAGCAGCGCCCGCGATGATATGAAGCTGAAGGTGGCCATTGACGCCTTCTCCAGCTCCTTCCTGCCCGATTTCGTCGCCCTCGACAAAGGCTACTTCCAGGCCCAGGGCCTCACCGTCTATCCTACCCCCTTCCAGACTGAGCCTACCAGCCCCCAGATGGCCGAGGCCATCCATTCCGGCGCCATCGACGTCGCCATCGGCGGTCTGGTTACCGAAGCCTTCCTGGTCTCCCGCGTCGATGCCGACCTCAAGGTCATTGGCCAGCTCCAGGTGGCTTTCCCTAACGATATCATCGTCAGCAACAAGTTCCTGCAGCAAACTGGCCTTTCCGAGACCAGCCCCCTGGAGGCCAAGGTCAAAGCTCTCGTCGGCAAAAAGATCGGTGTCGTCTCTACCACCGGCCAGACTGGCGCCTTTGTCAGCTATCTCTTCTACCTCTTCGGTCTCAATGCCAGTAAGGACGCAACCCTTGTCTCGGTCGGCAACAACGTCTCTTCCGCCATCGCCGCTCTCAAGGCGGGCCGCGTCGATGCCCTCAGCTTCTTCAAGCCCACCGGCGAGGCCGTCCAGCTTCAGAAAGTGGGCCGCATGCTGATCAGCCCCCTGCGCGGCGATGTCCCTCAGCTGACGGGCCATCTCAACTCGGTCTTCTATGCCAAGGCCAGTCTCATCAGCGCTAAGCCCAACACCTTCAAAGCCTTGGTGCGCGCTATCGCGATGGCTCTGGCCTTCATTCAAAAGTATCCCGACCAGGCCGCCAAGATCCTGCAGAAGTACACCCACATCAGCGACCAGGCCGCTACCGCGGTCATGCAGGATCTACGTACTTCCTACCCTTCTTCTCCTGTGGTTGACCAACAAGCCTACAATGTCACCGCTGCTTTTGATATCAAGGCAGGTCTGCTATCAGCTGTTCCGCCTTTCCAGGCGATCGTTGATACAAATACGGCTACTCAGGCGATACAAGGTTTTTCACCTGTCGTCTAG